In Helianthus annuus cultivar XRQ/B chromosome 8, HanXRQr2.0-SUNRISE, whole genome shotgun sequence, a single genomic region encodes these proteins:
- the LOC110872464 gene encoding 26S proteasome non-ATPase regulatory subunit 4 homolog translates to MVLEATMICIDNSEWMRNGDYSPTRFQAQADAVNLICGAKTQSNPENTVGVLTMAGKGVRVLVTPTSDLGKILACMHGLEIGGEMNLAAGIQVAQLALKHRQNKKQQQRIIVFAGGPVKYDKKVLEMIGKKLKKNSVALDVVNFGEEDEAKTEKLEALVAAVNNNDSSHIVHVPAGSNALSDVLLSTPIFTGDGEGGSGFAAAAAAAAAGGVSGFDFGVDPNLDPELALALRVSMEEERARQEAAAKKAADDSSKQEKEGASTSQDATMSENVATSASESENKKDDLMDDENALLQQALAMSMDDPATTATARDTDMSEAAADDQDLALALQLSVQEGAKDQSGETDMGKLLADQSFVSSVLASLPGVDPNDPSVKDLLASMQNQPEKKDEDKEEDK, encoded by the exons ATGGTGCTCGAG GCGACGATGATCTGTATTGATAATTCTGAATGGATGCGCAACGGAGATTACTCACCCACTAGGTTCCAGGCTCAAGCTGACGCTGTTAATTTGATTTGTGGCGCTAAAACTCAG TCTAATCCAGAGAATACCGTGGGTGTGTTAACAATGGCTGGAAAAGGTGTTCGCGTTTTGGTCACTCCTACTAGCGATCTTGGCAAGATCCTGGCTTGCATGCATG GTCTAGAAATAGGCGGTGAGATGAACTTGGCAGCTGGCATTCAAGTTGCCCAGTTGGCACTTAAACATCGCCAGAACAAAAAGCAGCAACAACGGATAATTGTGTTTGCAGGAGG TCCTGTGAAATACGATAAGAAAGTATTGGAGATGATCGGAAAGAAGTTAAAAAAGAACAGTGTAGCTCTTGACGTTGTGAACTTCGGTGAAGAAGATGAAGCCAAGACCGAAAAGCtcgaggctctcgttgctgctgTAAATAATAACGACAGCAGCCACATCGTTCATGTTCCAGCTGGATCTAATGCACTCTCTGATGTCCTTTTAAG TACTCCAATCTTTACTGGTGATGGAGAAGGCGGAAGTGGTTTTGCAGCGGCGGCTGCAGCAGCGGCAGCTGGCGGTGTATCTGGTTTTGATTTTGGTGTCGATCCGAATCTGGACCCTGAACTTGCACTTGCTCTTCGTGTTTCAATGGAAGAAGAGAGAGCACGCCAAGAAGCTGCTGCTAAAAAAGCTGCAGATGATTCTTCAAAGCAAGAGAAAGAAGGCGCGTCTACCTCACAAGATGCAACTATGTCTGAAAATGTTGCCACCTCAGCTTCTGAATCTGAGAATAAAAAAGATGATTTAATG GATGATGAGAATGCACTGCTGCAGCAGGCGCTTGCGATGTCAATGGATGATCCTGCTACTACCGCTACCGCAAGGGACACTGATATGTCGGAAGCGGCTGCTGATGATCAAGATTTGGCACTTG CTCTACAATTATCTGTGCAAGAAGGTGCAAAAGATCAATCAGGGGAGACAGATATGGGCAAACTTTTGGCAGATCAGTCTTTCGTGTCATCTGTTCTTGCTTCC CTCCCAGGAGTTGACCCGAATGACCCTTCGGTCAAAGATCTACTTGCTTCCATGCAAAATCAGCCTGAG AAGAAAGACGAGGACAAGGAAGAGGACAAGTGA
- the LOC110872463 gene encoding protein ENHANCED DISEASE RESISTANCE 2-like: protein METRQMDSPKSDPRMEGWLYLIRSNRFGLQYSRKRYFILEENCLKSFKSKPASEADNPLRSATIDSCIRVTDNGRESFSRKVFFIFTLYNTSNHNDFLKLGASNPEEAASWIRSLQGVAMQQGSNSKRRWELNDPKNAATRKRSVDWTSSATMHVDAMTSDVIAPSQWKIFGCKNGLRLFKEAKDNNSQTSNDFPAIMAVGVIEGACEAVFRTVMSLGLSRSEWDFCFYNGSVVEHLDGHTDIIHIQLCRDWLPWGMSRRDLLLRRYWRREDDGTYVILCHSVIHNKCPPQQGYVRAWLQSGGFVVSPLNQGKECVVKQMLSIDWKLWRSYLPKTSSRSMTIRMLCRVSALKELFRAKGGDQFPVEFLTGEVESIQASEEQTKHEGGLMEQQDDKKEDANSMINDAPVSCSSSLIGLNDASDEFYDVPEPLEDKRDTNPQEEPQLHPNLSTAANFVKKLHGLLDSNATRCYGSTLQKDSTFNTPCTWAASDPSLFLVRGRNYLKDNEKNKAKGTMMEMVGADWLQSDKREDDLASRPGGIVQKYAAKGGPEFFFVINIQVPGTSAYNLVLYYMTRTPLEESLLLERFVNGDDTFRNSRFKLIPYISKGSWLVKQSVGKKACLVGQALEVNYCRGKNYLELDIDVGSSTVARGVVNLVLGYLNSLIVEMAFLIQANSQDELPESLLGTCRLTHMDIAKSISVDSLNNS from the exons ATGGAGACTAGACAAATGGATTCGCCGAAATCTGATCCACGGATGGAGGGATGGCTTTATCTCATTCGATCCAACCGCTTTGGATTACAATATTCTCGCAAAAGGTATTTCATTCTTGAAGAAAATTGCCTCAAGAGCTTTAAATCTAAACCGGCTTCAGAAGCGGAT AATCCACTAAGAAGCGCGACGATAGATTCTTGCATACGAGTCACAGACAATGGAAGAGAGAGCTTCAGTAGAAAA GTGTTCTTCATTTTCACCCTTTACAATACTTCAAATCACAATGATTTTCTTAAG TTAGGAGCAAGTAATCCAGAAGAAGCTGCAAGTTGGATACGTTCGTTACAGGGTGTTGCAATGCAGCAAGGATCAAACTCAAAGCGAAGATGGGA ATTAAATGACCCCAAGAATGCTGCAACTCGTAAACGTTCTGTGGATTGGACCTCATCTGCAACCATGCATGTCGACGCCATGACATCCGATGTCATTGCGCCTTCACAATGGAAAATATTCGGTTGTAAAAATG GGCTGCGCCTATTTAAAGAAGCGAAAGATAACAATTCACAGACTTCAAATGATTTTCCTGCTATAATGGCAGTTGGCGTAATTGAGGGAGCTTGCGAAGCTGTTTTCAGAACCGTCATGTCGCTTGGTCTCTCCAGATCCGA ATGGGACTTCTGTTTCTATAATGGCAGCGTGGTCGAGCACCTTGATGGTCATACAGACATCATACACATTCAGCTATGCCGCGACTGGCTACCATg GGGAATGAGCCGACGAGATTTACTTTTGAGACGATACTGGAGAAGGGAAGATGACGGAACTTATG TAATTCTCTGCCATTCTGTGATCCATAACAAGTGTCCACCGCAACAAGGATACGTTCGAGCTTGGCTTCAAA GTGGTGGATTTGTGGTGAGTCCTTTGAATCAAGGAAAGGAATGTGTGGTCAAACAAATGCTTTCGATCGACTGGAAATTATGGAGATCGTATTTGCCAAAAACATCTTCGCGATCCATGACTATACGCATGCTGTGTCGAGTTTCAG CACTGAAAGAGTTGTTCAGGGCAAAAGGGGGAGACCAGTTTCCTGTAGAGTTCTTAACAGGAGAAGTTGAATCGATTCAAGCAAGCGAAGAACAGACCAAACACGAAGGCGGCTTGATGGAACAACAAGATGACAAAAAGGAAGACGCGAATTCTATGATAAATGATGCACCTGTTTCTTGTTCATCAAGTCTTATCGGATTGAACGACGCGTCTGATGAATTCTATGATGTTCCGGAACCTTTGGAAGACAAACGAGATACGAACCCTCAAGAAGAACCACAACTTCAT CCTAATCTATCAACAGCTGCCAACTTTGTGAAAAAACTGCATGGTCTTTTGGACTCCAACGCGACACGTTGTTACGGATCAACATTACAAAAGGATTCTACGTTTAACACGCCTTGCACGTGGGCAGCTTCTGATCCTTCTTTGTTTCTGGTTCGTGGACGGAATTATCTCAAAGACAACGAAAAG AATAAGGCGAAAGGCACGATGATGGAAATGGTTGGTGCCGACTGGTTACAGTCTGATAAACGTGAAGATGATCTTGCAAGCCGTCCAGGTGGCATTGTTCAG AAATATGCAGCCAAAGGTGGACCTGAATTTTTCTTTGTGATCAACATACAG GTCCCGGGTACTTCCGCTTATAATCTTGTTCTATATTACATGACAAGAACTCCTTTGGAAGAATCTCTTTTACTAGAACGGTTTGTGAACGGTGATGATACTTTTAGAAACTCAAGATTTAAGCTCATACCATACATATCTAAG GGATCATGGTTGGTAAAGCAAAGTGTTGGGAAGAAAGCGTGTTTGGTTGGTCAAGCACTCGAAGTGAATTATTGTCGAGGGAAGAATTACTTGGAG CTTGATATTGATGTGGGTTCATCCACCGTGGCACGAGGTGTGGTTAATCTTGTACTTGGTTACTTAAACAGTTTGATTGTAGAAATGGCCTTCTTAATACAA GCTAACTCGCAAGACGAGCTACCAGAATCCCTTCTCGGTACATGTCGGTTGACTCATATGGATATTGCCAAGTCTATCTCCGTCGATTCTCTTAATAACAGTTAG